A region of the Thermodesulfobacteriota bacterium genome:
TATCAGAATCCTATTGGTAAATCCGTGAGAATTAGAAATAACTCATTTAAGGTTATTGGAGTGATGAGTCCCATTGGACAGACCCCCAGTGGCAAAGACCAGGATGACGTAATATTAGTGCCCTATACCACACTTCAAAAAAGGATCATGGGCATTTCCCATGTAGATAATATCTCCGTTTCAGTTAAAAATTCAGGTGACGTGCCCGTAGCCCAAACCAGAATAATCGAGCTATTAAGGGAGAGACACAAAATCAGACCGAACATGGTAGACGATTTCTATGTTAAAACACAACTCTCAATTATAGAGAGAATTTTCACGATCTCAAAGATCATGACTATACTCCTGGGAAGTATTGCCTCTATATCACTTATTGTCGGAGGTATTGGAATAATGAACATTATGCTCGTCTCCGTTGGAGAGAGGACTCGAGAAATTGGTATCAGGATGGCTGTTGGAGCTAAAGAAAGTGATATACTAATTCAGTTTCTGGTGGAAGCTGTATTTATTTCAATAGCGGGTGGAACAATTGGAATCATCGTGGGAATAGCGGGTTCTAAGATTTCTTCCTCATTCACGGGCTGGCCCGGGGAGATTTCATTGGGCTCAATTCTGATCGCGTTTGGGTTCGCAGCAATAGTAGGAATATTCTTTGGAATTTATCCAGCTAGGAAAGCTTCTAAATTGGACCCCATAGAAGCCCTTAGGTATGAGTAACACAGTTTTCTATCTCCCGAATTGAATGAAACTCCCCGCAGGAAGCTGCGAGGAACCCTGAGCCCAGTCGAAGGGGACGAAGCAATCTAGAAATGAGATTGCTTCACTCCGTTCGCAATGACAGGCGAGGGAAAACCCTTTAGCAAGCTACAGGAAATTCAGCAGGTGAATCCATAAACCATGACAAATGGACAGAGAAATTAGGTCGATAGCAATGAACCGCGGTATTAGAGATTTAATTATAGTTCAAAAATGGGCATCCTAACTTTAGGATCAATTCATCAATATAAACTATGTCAGCCTTGGAAAGGTATGATTTATAACCCCCTATAATCCCCCTACGAACCTTATAACTCTCATTGTCTTGGGTATCCGCTGGCCTAATTTTATCCGATTGGAAATAATCTTCCTTTTCCAAATTTTTTAAATTACTAAAATTGGCGAACTCTACTGATGTTCTTATAATAGCCTCCTCAATGTAATCAAGCCCGAGAAAACTCAATACCGAAGCTATGATTTTCTCTGCACTCTTATGCATATCTTCATATCTTACCAACAAAAAATCTTTCGGTTTAGACATGTTGTGATACCAAATTTTGTAAAATGTTATAATTTTCATCGCGCCGTACTTATCGTGACGAATAAAATCAGATATGTTTCCACTGAAAGACCCCACCCTTTTAGTGGCCTGGAAATAATGGGATACTAAAACGTCTCTGATATCGCGTACAAGAAAAATAACGTTTTTCCCAGCATATTCTGATTTATCAGTTGGTAACTCGTAGTAGTTGTAACC
Encoded here:
- a CDS encoding FtsX-like permease family protein gives rise to the protein YQNPIGKSVRIRNNSFKVIGVMSPIGQTPSGKDQDDVILVPYTTLQKRIMGISHVDNISVSVKNSGDVPVAQTRIIELLRERHKIRPNMVDDFYVKTQLSIIERIFTISKIMTILLGSIASISLIVGGIGIMNIMLVSVGERTREIGIRMAVGAKESDILIQFLVEAVFISIAGGTIGIIVGIAGSKISSSFTGWPGEISLGSILIAFGFAAIVGIFFGIYPARKASKLDPIEALRYE
- a CDS encoding sulfotransferase domain-containing protein yields the protein MIKIVKNVVVRLKEEYRNRNTDAYIISFPNSGRTWLRILIGKSLCEKFGFSEDIMIDTYKITSKSGILRTQFIHDYSAIIEGYNYYELPTDKSEYAGKNVIFLVRDIRDVLVSHYFQATKRVGSFSGNISDFIRHDKYGAMKIITFYKIWYHNMSKPKDFLLVRYEDMHKSAEKIIASVLSFLGLDYIEEAIIRTSVEFANFSNLKNLEKEDYFQSDKIRPADTQDNESYKVRRGIIGGYKSYLSKADIVYIDELILKLGCPFLNYN